CGGGCCGAGTACGAAGATCGCGTCGTAGCGATAGAGCCGGGTGGCCTCCTCCAGTTCGGCGGTGGGGCGCAGCCCGAAGAACGCGTCCCAGCCGTAACCGTCGGGGATGCCGCGGTTGTAGAACCTGATCCCGTGCTTGTGCGCGGTGTATTCGGCGACGAACGCCTCCAGTACCTCGAGCGAGTAGTCGCGCCGGTCTTCCCGAAGCAGGTGCCGGCCGAGCCGTTCCCGGTGCTTGCGGTAGATCTCCCGGCCCGGTTCCTCGGCCATGCAGGGAATCCCGGCGGCGTGGATCGCCGTGATCAGGTCGTCCTTGCCCGACGAGGGGCCGCCGATGATGACGTAACGGCGCGGGTCACCGCCTGCTGCAGCCTGAAGGGCGGCGGTCAGGGCGGGGTTGGTGGTTGTGCTGGTCACGACGCTGATCCGTTCTCCTGCTCGATGCTCTCGATACTGCTGTCGGGGGATGCGGGGCGGGCGAAGAACCCCTCGACCCAGGCGTTGCCCAGCCCGGTCTCACCGTGGAGGGCGGCGACAAACTGCTCGCGGCTGGCGCCGCCGGCGGCCGCCTCGGTGAGCCGGGACGTCTGCGCCGCGGTCAGAGCCGGGGTCCAGCCGGCGAGGGCGACCAGCTCGTCGGGGCCGGTGTCGCCGCCGGGGGCGAACGCCGTGGTGTAGCTGATCGCCTCGGCGCGGGCGGCGGCCCACCGCCAGGCCGCGGTCACCGCGGTGGTGGTGATGTCCACCCGGCCGGCCTCCAGGCTGATCACCCGCTCGACGGCCAGCAGTTCGGCGCGGGCGGCGTAGAGGGCCGACCACAACCTGCTCAGCTGCTCCTCGTGCTCGGCGACCTCCCAGGCGAACGGGTCCGCCGGAACCGGCTGCCGCGTCGTGGCCGGGGCCAGCCGCGGCGCGATCATCGCCAAGCGGGTGAACCGGTCCGCGTCTGCCAGCAGCTCCCAAGCGACCTTCTCGACCAGCTTCGGCTCGACCCGCTTGCGGAAGTGATGGACCTCGTGCCCGGCGGCCGCGGCGGCGAGTTCGCGGCGGACGGTGAGGTTCTGCCCCGGCTCGGCCGGCGGCAGCCCGAACAACGCCCGCGCCGCCGGCGCGTAACGGGCATCGTCGAACCGAGCCAGCAGCCCCCGCAGGGTGCCATCCAGCGCCGCCGTGCAGCTGGCTCCGTCGGCGGGGTCCACCGCCCTGGCGACGATACCGTGCAGGTCGAGCAGGGCCGTGTCCGCGCTGGCCGGGGTCACCGGCAAGCCGCGCCGTAGAAGCCGCTGCAAGCCAGCAACTACGTCATCCCTTGCTGGGCTTTTTCTGGGCATGCCCGTAGTGAAGCACAATGCCCAGAAAAAGCCCAGTGATGCGCCTGGGTTTACGCTCATGAGCGGGTGGGCTCGGCAGGCTACTCGGCCGGTTCCCGGATCCGGCGCTGGCCATCGACGTCACCGAGGTGCGCTGGCAGCGCGGCCGCCGTCAGCGTGGCCCGGTTCGCCTGCCGCTGACCTGGACGACGGCGTTGCCCGCGCGGTGACGTTCGCCGGAATTCAGAGGTACGGCCGCTGGGCGCGTTTGGCCGCGCGGTAGGTTTCCCGGGCCCGTCGGGTGGAGTCCAATTCGGACACTTCGCCGACCGGGACGTCCCACCAGGCCGACCCGGGTGGGACGGGGCCGCGGGGATCGGTTTCGACGTGCACCACGGTGGTCGTGGAGTTCGCCTTGGCCTGCGCGAGCGCGGTGCGGAATTCCTCCACTGTGGACGCTCGGAGCACGGTGGCGCCGAGGCTGGCCGCGTTCGCCGCCAGATCCACCGGCAGCGCCGCGCCCTCGATCAGTCCGGAATCCGGGTCGCGATACCGGTAGGAGGTGCCGAACCGTTGTGAGCCCAGGGATTCCGACAGGGCGCCGATCGAGGCGAACCCGTGGTTCTGTACCAGCACCACGATCACCTTCAGCCGTTCGGCGACGATGGTCACCAGCTCCTGTGCCATCATCAGGTAGGAGCCGTCGCCGACCAGCACGACGACCTCGCGGTCCGGGGCGGCCAGCTTGACCCCGGCCCCGGCGGCGATCTCGTAGCCCATGCAGGAGTAGGCGTATTCCACATGATAGGCCTTCGGATCCCGGGCACGCCAAAGCATCTGAAGATCGCCGGGCATCGAACCGGCGGCGTTGATCACCACGTCACGGTCGTCGAGCATGCGGTTGAGCGCGCCGAGGATCTCGGTCTGCGCGGGCAATGGGCCATGACCGGCGTCGAAACACGCTTCGGTGGTGCGATTCCAATCCTCGGCGAGCAGCCGCGTGCGAGCCCGGTACGTTTCGTCGACCTGCCAGCCGGTCAACGCTTCGTGCACCGCGAGGATGCCACGCTTTGCGTCCGCGAGAACCATTTCGGCGGAGTGCTTCGCCGCGTCGAGCCGCGCGATGTTGAGGTTCACGAACCGGACGGCGGGATTTCCGAACACGGTGTGCGAGGCCGTGGTGAAGTCGCTGTAGCGGGTGCCGATGCCCAGCACCACGTCCGCCTCCGCGGCCAGCGCGTTCGCTGTCGACGTGCCGGTGGAACCGATTCCGCCGACTGCGCACGGGTGATCCCACGGTACGGCGCCCTTCCCCGCGTGCGTGTCCGCGACCGGAATGCCGGTCGCCTCGGCGAACGCACGCAGCTCCCGTTCGGCTTCGGAGTACACCACGCCGCCACCGGCGACGATGAGTGGCTTCTTCGCGTTGCGCAGCAAGGAAACCGCGCGGGCCACCGCGGCCGGATCGGGCGCCGGCCGGTCGACGTGCCAGACCCTGCGGCGGAAGAACTCCTCCGGCCAGTCAAACGCCTCGGCCTGCAAGTCCTGGGGGAGCGCGAGAGTGACGGCGCCGGTTTCGGCCGGGTCGGTGAGCACACGCATCGCGGCGAGCGCCGCCGGGATGAGCTGCTCCGGCCGGGTGATCCGGTCGAAGTACTTCGACACCGGGCGGAACGCGTCGTTCACCGTGAGGTCGCCGCCGCGGGCGTCTTCCAGTTGCTGCAGCACGGGATCCGTCACCCGGGTGGCGAAGACGTCGCTGGGCAGCAGCAGGACCGGGATCCGGTTCGTGGTGGCGAGCGCGGCGCCGGTGATCATGTTCGTCGAACCGGGGCCGGTCGAAGCGGTGCAGGCAAAGGTCTGCAACCGATTGCGCATCTTCGCGTACGCGGCGGCCGCGTGCACCTGGCCTTGTTCGTTGCGGGACAGGTAATACGGTAGATCCGCCTCGCCGGTACGGGCGGCCTGCAGCAGCGCCTGCCCGATCCCGGCGACGTTGCCGTGCCCGAAGATCCCCCAGACGCCGGGGATCAGCCGCTGCTCCGCGCCGTCGCGCGCGGAGTACTGAGTGGACAGAAACCGCACGAGGGCCTGCGCGGTGGTCAGCCGGACGGTCATTGCGCGCCTCCGAACGGCAGCCGTGGGTCGATATCCTGGGCCTCCCAGGTCTGCCGGACCCAGGCGTGCGCCGGGTCGTCGCAGATCAGCCAGGCACGTTCCGGCCCGGGACCGGCCATCACGTTGAGGTAGTAGAGGTCGTAACCGGGCGCGGCCATCGACGGCCCGTGCCAGCCGTGCGGGATCAGCACCACGTCGCCGGTGCGGACCTCGGCGAGGACTTCGATCGGCCGTTCGTCGGTGCCGTACACGCGCTGGTATCCGATGCCTCCGCGGGCCACCTCGAAGTAGTAGATCTCTTCGAGTTCGCTTTCGCCCTCGCGTGCTTCGTCGTGCTTGTGCGGCGGGTAGGACGACCAGTTTCCGCCGGGCGTCAGTACCTCGCAGACGAGGAGCTGATCGGCTTCGAAAGTGTTTGGCAGGCAGTAGTTGTTGACCTGACGGCTGCAGTTGCCGGCTCCGCGCAGCTCGCGCGGCACGCCGGACGCCGGGCCGTATCGGGCGGGCAGCCGCTTCGCGGTTTTCGCCGAGGGTAGGGCGAACCGGCCGGTCCCAGTGATCTCGGCGACGGAATCCCTGGGGAGATAAGCGAAATCGGTTACCGAATCGAACACGCCGGTACGTCCGATCAGGGCGAAGGGCTCTCCGT
This Amycolatopsis sulphurea DNA region includes the following protein-coding sequences:
- a CDS encoding AAA family ATPase, whose protein sequence is MTSTTTNPALTAALQAAAGGDPRRYVIIGGPSSGKDDLITAIHAAGIPCMAEEPGREIYRKHRERLGRHLLREDRRDYSLEVLEAFVAEYTAHKHGIRFYNRGIPDGYGWDAFFGLRPTAELEEATRLYRYDAIFVLGPLDTFEDPDDIVWAKDREIRRVHELIVQGYYDAGYEPVFVAPDAAAARLDFICSNLRLPKPSRGA
- the iolB gene encoding 5-deoxy-glucuronate isomerase, with protein sequence MNLHRKAGSTADAPFSVVVTPESAGWGLSGLRILEFDGTHTVSTSDSEALVLPLSGSCTVRVDGEPFALIGRTGVFDSVTDFAYLPRDSVAEITGTGRFALPSAKTAKRLPARYGPASGVPRELRGAGNCSRQVNNYCLPNTFEADQLLVCEVLTPGGNWSSYPPHKHDEAREGESELEEIYYFEVARGGIGYQRVYGTDERPIEVLAEVRTGDVVLIPHGWHGPSMAAPGYDLYYLNVMAGPGPERAWLICDDPAHAWVRQTWEAQDIDPRLPFGGAQ
- the iolD gene encoding 3D-(3,5/4)-trihydroxycyclohexane-1,2-dione acylhydrolase (decyclizing); the encoded protein is MTVRLTTAQALVRFLSTQYSARDGAEQRLIPGVWGIFGHGNVAGIGQALLQAARTGEADLPYYLSRNEQGQVHAAAAYAKMRNRLQTFACTASTGPGSTNMITGAALATTNRIPVLLLPSDVFATRVTDPVLQQLEDARGGDLTVNDAFRPVSKYFDRITRPEQLIPAALAAMRVLTDPAETGAVTLALPQDLQAEAFDWPEEFFRRRVWHVDRPAPDPAAVARAVSLLRNAKKPLIVAGGGVVYSEAERELRAFAEATGIPVADTHAGKGAVPWDHPCAVGGIGSTGTSTANALAAEADVVLGIGTRYSDFTTASHTVFGNPAVRFVNLNIARLDAAKHSAEMVLADAKRGILAVHEALTGWQVDETYRARTRLLAEDWNRTTEACFDAGHGPLPAQTEILGALNRMLDDRDVVINAAGSMPGDLQMLWRARDPKAYHVEYAYSCMGYEIAAGAGVKLAAPDREVVVLVGDGSYLMMAQELVTIVAERLKVIVVLVQNHGFASIGALSESLGSQRFGTSYRYRDPDSGLIEGAALPVDLAANAASLGATVLRASTVEEFRTALAQAKANSTTTVVHVETDPRGPVPPGSAWWDVPVGEVSELDSTRRARETYRAAKRAQRPYL